GTCACGAGACCTTCCGCAGGATCGTCTCTGTGTTCTACCGTGAGGTCGCACTCGATCCCGTGCTGAAGCCGATGTACCCCGAGGAGGATCTGGGGCCCGCAGAGGATCGGCTCCGCCTCTTCCTCGAGCAGTACTGGGGCGGACCGACGACCTATGGGGAGACCCGCGGGCATCCCCGGCTCCGGATGCGCCACATGCCGTTCCACATCGACCCGGACGCCCGGGATCGTTGGCTTCGTCATATGAGGACCGCCGTCGACGAGGCGCAGTTGTCCCCCCTGCACGAATCGACGTTGTGGGACTACCTGGAGCGCGCCGCCTATGCCATGGTGAACACATTCGAGCCGTCGGGCATCGGCGCCGCAGCTGGCGACCGTCCCACGCTCGAGACCCGCTCACGTCAGGAATCAACGGAGAACTCATGACGACAACGCCCCTGTCCACGGATGTCCTGGTGATCGGATGGGGGTTGTCCGGCCTCGTCGCCGCCGCAGAGGCGCTGGATGCGGGGCGGCGCGTGGTCCTGATCGATCAGGAGCCGCGCACCAATCTGGGCGGTCAGGCTTGGTGGTCTTTCGGCGGCCTGTTCTTCATCGATTCCCCCGAGCAGAGGCGTCTCGGTATCAAGGACTCGCTCGAGCTCGCGACGCAGGACTGGTTCGGCAATGCCGCCTTCGACCGCCCGGAGGATGAATGGCCACGGCGCTGGGCCGAGGCATACCTGCAGTTCGCGGCCGGTGAGAAGCGCTCCTGGCTGCG
Above is a window of Microbacterium aurugineum DNA encoding:
- a CDS encoding globin; this translates as MAAQEAHRRREYPEVTFYDEVGGHETFRRIVSVFYREVALDPVLKPMYPEEDLGPAEDRLRLFLEQYWGGPTTYGETRGHPRLRMRHMPFHIDPDARDRWLRHMRTAVDEAQLSPLHESTLWDYLERAAYAMVNTFEPSGIGAAAGDRPTLETRSRQESTENS